ATTGTGCTTgcatttctcttcttcttgcaaTTAATATTTCTCTTATTTGATTGTTGAAAGAGTTTGAATGCTCTTATGAGATTTGAGTGTAAGCCAAAAACACTTGGGTTAAGATTTAAGGGTTATTCTATGAAAACTTTTATAAGAGTTGTGTGTGAGCCTAAAAAATACAAGTGTatagtgaatttaattaaatactaagtTGGGAATGAGCTTGAAAAACTCTAATTATAAAGATTCTAGTATAGTGAATACCCAATTGTATATTGGGGAGTGGATGTAGGGTTTATTAACACTCGAACCACTATAATTCTTTGTGTGTTATTCATTTCACTCTTTACTTATTCTTCCCTGacacaaaattttaaattattattttctcccGATTCACCGATTCAACCCTCTTCTTGGTTCATAAAggcaaatataatttaaaaggattttaatataatagaaaaaatgcAGAGACAGAGTCATATATTAGGCTAAAtcacattgataaatatagtatttaactttaaatttaattaaataataataaattgtttttaAATAGCAAATTGTACTCAAGAGAAAAGTTGAGTAACTAAATTGAGTCCGAAAGATATTAAGTGGCTAAAACTTTATTCATAGAAACAGAGAATATATAATGGGCAGTTTCGAAAAAAAGCCTAAATCAGCCTAAAATGCAACAAAATTGGTAGGAAAAGTAAAACAATGTCCAAATTGAGCTATTTATGAAGTTCAGGGGCAAAGTTAGACTTTACTCTTCTATTTTCTGTTGGTTTAATCAGAGTAACAGAAATGAGTCAGCATCCATCACCTCCTACAATTGAATTGAGAGCAGTAACCTGTTTCTGTCTTTGTTTTCATGGCTCTGTGTATTAGAAATCCAAGAAACATCATTAACCATGTCAAATTAAGGATGTGTCTCAGTGCTTCCCTTTCTTCTCCAATCCATAAACACAAAACTCCATATACAGCTCCATTAGCTCAAGATTTCAAAAACCCAGATGCCAATTGCATTAACAGAGTGTCTCGCCGCTTTGAATCCACCAAAGCCGATAGCTACAGTAGCTTTAGCAACAACAAGGTATAAACTTTAGTATTTCCTTACCTATTGGGTTCTGTAATACAGAATGttcctttatctttttatgAACTAAGAGTGCTTTCactttttcaattattttggaCGATCATTAAGCTAGAAAAGTAGTGGAGCgatattaagatttttaattttatcggTTAGTTCTTTAATCTGTATGcctgttttattttttgtctgAACAAAGTATCATATGTAGGAGAACGAATTGAAGAGATGGATTGATGGACGACTTATTAGGTTAGCTGGGTCCGTATTTAGCAGCCAATATGTAAAAATTCATGGCCCTGGGGAAAAATATAAGATGTTCTGCtagttatataaaaatttcctGACACCATTATCGCATAATTTGGTCATTTTGTAATATCTTTTAGGCATATTCTTGTTTACTTAACGAGTTTTACGACAAGATAAATTATCCTGCTTTACTTTCATGTATAATCTATAATGTATGCATGTGATTATTTCTTGAAGCAACTTATCAACATCAGTCCCTGCCTCAGCTTGAATTCCAAccaaagataaaagaaagcGTAAAAACTGGTTTTCTACTGAAGCATACCAGAAGTTGTACTTGCCTAGTGTAGTTGGACCAGAAATTTGTATTGGTTTCTCTGTATTGAGGAACTTTAATGTAGATTTCATATGATGGATAATTAAAGGTTCAAGCATGTTTACATTTTACGTGTAGGTATACAACAGACAGCAACACTTTAGCCTTCCAGATAATTTTACTACTTTGATTTGCTTCAAAAAGTGGACCTTAGAATGTTTGTGTGAGCCAAAAATGTATTCATGCCATCTAATCTCCCTTGCAATGGCAGATTTTGGATTTCCCAGTAGGAAAGATTGCATTCACTCCTGAAATGAGGTTTATATCTGAATCTCCTGAGGAGCGGATTCCCTGCTACCGTGTCCTTGATGACAATGGTCAGTTGATTGAGGATGGAGACAATGTAGGAGTACGTTTACATGTTACCTTTACTCTTCCCTTTCCCTCTCTTCTGTGGAAAATTATTGGtcacattttctttcctttttctctccCCTTTCTCTATTTATATCCAGCAGAATATGTTTTTAAATGCTATCAATTGAATAGGTCAGCAGACACATTGCAAGAAAAATGTACTGTGATATGGTGACACTTCAAACTATGGACACCATCTTCTATGAAGCACAGAGACAAGGAAGAATTTCGTTCTATGTGACCGCAATTGGAGAAGAGGCCATCAATATTGCGTCAGCGGCCGCCCTAACAATTGATGATCTTGTTGTCCCTCAGGTACAAACACATGGATGGACATGTCTACTCTCCTCTAAgcacctctctctctctctctctctctctctctctctctctctttctctcaaaGAAGCATGCATGCCCACCTATCTGTGTGGGCTTGTATATAATGTTTCTTACATGTTGGTATGTAAGTCTGAAttagattatttaatttcttctcaACTGTTAATACCCATTTTTGTATCTCCAATGTCTTTAGCTTATTAACTTTATCAAGTATCCTGATGAGTCAGCCTAAAATGATGGAGAAATTGATTCCATGACCCTGCTGGAGCAGTACTCAGGATTGATTATCTTGTTGTACAACAGGTTACAAGTACATTTATAGATAAGTCTTTTTGTCCATGTTTCCAAGCATCagtctctctctccctctctctctctcactcacTCTCATAATGGCAGCATTACATTTTGATTCTTGATGTACATCAGGTTACTAATACATCTAcagatatttctatttatcCATGTTTCCGAGCATCAGTGTCTCTAGTTCCTGACAGAAAGCTATTTCAAACTTTAGTATCCATTTCATCACCATCTTCGACCTGCAGCTCCATCAAGTATTCTGATGAGCGacattgaaataataattagagaTTGGTTTCTTTAATACTTCATGCAGTATAGGGAGCCAGGGGTTCTGTTGTGGCGTGGTTTCTCTCTTCAAGAATTTGCAAACCAATGTTTTAGTAACAAAGGAGATAATTGCAAAGGCAGGCAGATGCCTGCCCATTATGGCTCAAAAAAGCACAATTACTTTACTGTAGCATCGACAATCGCGTAAGATACTTAACCTTCTGTATTTTTTGTTAGAACTTTTTCTGAGTTCTTCATTATGCTGACAAACTATTTCTTATTTCTCTCTAGTTCACAGCTTCCTCATGCAGTTGGTGCTGCATATTCTCTCAAGATGGATGGCCGAGATGCATGTGTGGTCGCTTATTTTGGTGATGGCGGCTCAAGTGAGGTAGCTGTCCTTTAGAAAAGCAAATGATTTCAGTTAATGTTTTCCACCTCTTTgaaactattttaatatattgtcTTTGGAGCATTTTAAGTTGTTGAAATGGATGCTCTTTAAATTTAGGCAAAATACACTTTCAAGCCCTTAAACTTTCatgttttgtttaattaaaccGTAAAATTCACTTGTGCTGTATTAAACCCctacattttttattatgttgtATCAAGTCCTTGTACTTTTATTTCTAGATTCAGTAAGGACTTATTTCAATAGTTTAAGAAATTtgattaacatcaataaaagaaaggcCGACAAAACTCATTTTTAAGGCCCTTGTAAACCCTAAATGATTacttttttgataaaaatacatttttctctttcctaaTTAGCATCTTTTTTCATGCTAACGTACTTTCTTTGGAGTGTTTATTTCACTGTTGTTAGTCCAAAAACGGATTAGCATTAAAAAGATGCTGATTAGAAAAGAACTACATATTTTGGGAAGggaaaaatacaaaaacatACCATGTAGTTAGGTGGTTTTGCACTTAGAGGACTATGGTTTTTTTCGTGATAAAGAAGTACCAtgtgatttaaattttttacatttttactatcttaaaaattaatatctttaggtttttataatttactattaatataatattcattttcactaataaaattattttataggtgACTTACCATCAAATCAACTATTAGGATActcctataaatatttaaaaataatttcattttttcctaataaaaataaataaaatatatattaattttatgtaacaTGAATTCAATGTAGTTAGTTGTATGCTAAATCACTTATAAGTGATTTTGTTATTGAAAATAagtattatactaatattaaatcatagaaatctaaaaatattaatttgtaaaagtagtaaaaatataagaaaactaaatcACATTGTCACAAAAAAAGCtacattcttttttatgtgcaAAAGCACCAAACCAGAGGGCACCTTTTTTGTACTTTTCCCTTTTAGGAAATAAGTAAATATACGGTTTACAAGGACTTAAAAATAGGTTTTATCAACAACTCTTTTAACAACTTAGCCAATTTCTTAGACTGGTGAAGTACATCCTTACTAAAtgcataattaaaattacaagCGATTGATGCAATACAATTGAAAGTACAAGGGcttgcaaggaaattaaatttcaaGGGTTTAATAAAAAACGTAAAAGTTCAAGggcttaaatatatatttttccttaaaaattGGTTAGGTAATTGCAATTTGCCCTATGAGGTTTGCCATATTACATTAGTCAAGATCtcatctttttaatattatattatatacccCTTGTGGTTTAGTAAATAAGCTAATTCTCCCTTTTGTTACTTGTTCCGTTAGTTTTGCTCTTAACTTAAAGTAAGAGGACAAAAATGCCCTCTAattgattgaaataaaaaataaagcagTAATTACTATTTCCTCCCTGAGGTTTGCTATTATTAGACTAGTTAAtctctcaatttattttattgtactAAATCTCTATGTAGTTTGTCATATATTTAAACCACCCCTCTATTAGTTTCTCttcaagaaattattttctttaatatattttattattatgttattaatttttaaaataaaagatttttaaatgtGATAACTAAGgttaagatttaattatgaaataattaactaattattctataatttacttaatttatttaaattaatgaaaataaataagacaatataaataaataataattacattattatGTCTAAAGAATGAATTCTTgaattaattactatttatattgACATTTATAATTCTACTAAAAAGTAATAACTAATTACTTTTAGTGACTACTTTAAAACTTTCAgtaattatgttaaaattttagatttttatatatatttatacaataattaCTACTATACATGtactttaattatttctataaatttaaatagttcaactaaataataagcttcagataataatatatataataaactaataatctcattaaaaaaaatattcagcacagttatttaatttgaagaatttgcatcataaattgaaagtatgaatattaaaatataaaaaatattttaattgagttgttttaataaaaataagccGAAACTAATGGAAAAATTAATGGAAGGGGGATAGTATGTCATTACAAACATAGAAgaaatttgatataatattaaaaaatgcagGACTAATTAATGTAATATGGCAAACTATATGGGAAAATAGTAACTAgtcatttatatttagttaactGGAGGACATTTTgtccttttattttaacttaataaCACAACTAATGGAAAAGTTAATAGAAGGAagaattagtatatttttagaaactaaaaagggaatttaat
The sequence above is drawn from the Ricinus communis isolate WT05 ecotype wild-type chromosome 7, ASM1957865v1, whole genome shotgun sequence genome and encodes:
- the LOC8281215 gene encoding 2-oxoisovalerate dehydrogenase subunit alpha 2, mitochondrial, whose amino-acid sequence is MALCIRNPRNIINHVKLRMCLSASLSSPIHKHKTPYTAPLAQDFKNPDANCINRVSRRFESTKADSYSSFSNNKILDFPVGKIAFTPEMRFISESPEERIPCYRVLDDNGQLIEDGDNVGVSRHIARKMYCDMVTLQTMDTIFYEAQRQGRISFYVTAIGEEAINIASAAALTIDDLVVPQYREPGVLLWRGFSLQEFANQCFSNKGDNCKGRQMPAHYGSKKHNYFTVASTIASQLPHAVGAAYSLKMDGRDACVVAYFGDGGSSEGDFHAALNFAAVMEAPVIFICRNNGWAISTPVSDQFRSDGIVVRGQAYGVRSIRVDGNDALAMYSAVYAAREMAINEHRPILIEALTYRVGHHSTSDDSTKYRSVDEVEQWRLARDPVMRFLKWIESNGWWSNEAESELRSSIRKQLLNVIQVAERVEKPPVADMFSDIYDVPPPHLCDQEKWLREAIKRHPQDYPPDVPL